A part of Dasypus novemcinctus isolate mDasNov1 chromosome 7, mDasNov1.1.hap2, whole genome shotgun sequence genomic DNA contains:
- the INHA gene encoding inhibin alpha chain isoform X1, whose amino-acid sequence MVPPLPLLLLLLLAPQGGHGCHGLEADRELVLAKVRALFLDALGPPAVTGKRGDPGIRRLPRSHAPGGFVRRASEQEEDVSQAILFPATGAPCEDEPAAGELAQQAEESLFTFVFRPSQHTRSRQVTSAQLWFHTGLDRQGPEASNSSGPLLGLLALSSGGPMAVPMSLGRAPPRWAVLHLASSAFPLLTHPVLVLLLRCPHCSCSARPEATPFLVARTRARSPSGGERARRSTPPLPWPWSPAALRLLQRPPEDPAAHANCHRAALNISFQELGWDRWIVHPPSFVFHYCHGGCGLPAPADLPLPAPVAATTPAQPLSLVPGAQPCCAALPGTMKPLHVRTTSDGGYSFKYETVPNLLTEHCACI is encoded by the exons ATGGTGCCCCCACTGCCACTGCTGCTCCTCTTGCTGCTGGCCCCACAGGGCGGCCACGGCTGCCACGGGCTGGAGGCCGACCGGGAGCTGGTCCTGGCCAAGGTGAGGGCCCTGTTCCTGGATGCCTTGGGCCCCCCAGCAGTGACCGGGAAACGTGGGGATCCTGGAATCAGGCGTCTGCCCCGCAGTCATGCCCCTGGGGGCTTCGTGCGCAGGGCCTCGGAGCAGGAGGAGGATGTCTCCCAGGCCATCCTTTTCCCGGCCACAG GTGCCCCGTGTGAGGACGAGCCAGCTgctggagagctggcccagcaggCTGAGGAGAGCCTCTTCACCTTCGTGTTCCGGCCGTCCCAGCACACCCGCAGCCGCCAGGTGACCTCGGCCCAGCTCTGGTTCCACACAGGGCTGGACCGGCAGGGTCCAGAAGCTTCCAACAGCTCTGGGCCCCTGCTCGGCCTGCTGGCACTGTCGTCTGGGGGGCCCATGGCTGTGCCCATGTCATTAGGCCGGGCCCCGCCTCGCTGGGCCGTGCTGCACTTGGCCTCCTCTGCTTTCCCTCTGCTCACCCACCCggtcctggtgctgctgctgcgCTGTCCTCACTGCTCCTGCTCAGCCCGGCCCGAGGCCACGCCCTTCCTGGTGGCCCGCACGCGGGCCAGATCACCCAGCGGCGGGGAGAGAGCCCGGCGCTCCACTCCCCCGCTGCCCTGGCCTTGGTCTCCCGCCGCCCTGCGCCTGCTGCAGAGGCCTCCAGAGGATCCCGCTGCCCATGCCAACTGCCACAGAGCAGCTCTCAACATCTCCTTCCAGGAGCTGGGTTGGGACCGGTGGATCGTGCACCCCCCGAGTTTCGTCTTCCACTACTGTCACGGTGGCTGCGGGCTGCCCGCCCCAGCGGACCTGCCCCTGCCGGCCCCTGTGGCTGCCAccacccctgcccagcccctttCTTTGGTGCCAGGAGCCCAGCCCTGCTGTGCTGCTCTCCCGGGGACCATGAAGCCCCTACATGTCCGCACCACCTCTGATGGAGGGTACTCTTTCAAGTACGAGACGGTGCCCAACCTGCTCACCGAACACTGTGCTTGTATCTAA
- the INHA gene encoding inhibin alpha chain isoform X2, whose product MDRPLGVGRAGEDGAATAATGWRPTGSWSWPRASEQEEDVSQAILFPATGAPCEDEPAAGELAQQAEESLFTFVFRPSQHTRSRQVTSAQLWFHTGLDRQGPEASNSSGPLLGLLALSSGGPMAVPMSLGRAPPRWAVLHLASSAFPLLTHPVLVLLLRCPHCSCSARPEATPFLVARTRARSPSGGERARRSTPPLPWPWSPAALRLLQRPPEDPAAHANCHRAALNISFQELGWDRWIVHPPSFVFHYCHGGCGLPAPADLPLPAPVAATTPAQPLSLVPGAQPCCAALPGTMKPLHVRTTSDGGYSFKYETVPNLLTEHCACI is encoded by the exons ATGGACAGGCCGCTGGGCGTGGGAAGGGCTGGGGAAGATGG GGCGGCCACGGCTGCCACGGGCTGGAGGCCGACCGGGAGCTGGTCCTGGCCAAG GGCCTCGGAGCAGGAGGAGGATGTCTCCCAGGCCATCCTTTTCCCGGCCACAG GTGCCCCGTGTGAGGACGAGCCAGCTgctggagagctggcccagcaggCTGAGGAGAGCCTCTTCACCTTCGTGTTCCGGCCGTCCCAGCACACCCGCAGCCGCCAGGTGACCTCGGCCCAGCTCTGGTTCCACACAGGGCTGGACCGGCAGGGTCCAGAAGCTTCCAACAGCTCTGGGCCCCTGCTCGGCCTGCTGGCACTGTCGTCTGGGGGGCCCATGGCTGTGCCCATGTCATTAGGCCGGGCCCCGCCTCGCTGGGCCGTGCTGCACTTGGCCTCCTCTGCTTTCCCTCTGCTCACCCACCCggtcctggtgctgctgctgcgCTGTCCTCACTGCTCCTGCTCAGCCCGGCCCGAGGCCACGCCCTTCCTGGTGGCCCGCACGCGGGCCAGATCACCCAGCGGCGGGGAGAGAGCCCGGCGCTCCACTCCCCCGCTGCCCTGGCCTTGGTCTCCCGCCGCCCTGCGCCTGCTGCAGAGGCCTCCAGAGGATCCCGCTGCCCATGCCAACTGCCACAGAGCAGCTCTCAACATCTCCTTCCAGGAGCTGGGTTGGGACCGGTGGATCGTGCACCCCCCGAGTTTCGTCTTCCACTACTGTCACGGTGGCTGCGGGCTGCCCGCCCCAGCGGACCTGCCCCTGCCGGCCCCTGTGGCTGCCAccacccctgcccagcccctttCTTTGGTGCCAGGAGCCCAGCCCTGCTGTGCTGCTCTCCCGGGGACCATGAAGCCCCTACATGTCCGCACCACCTCTGATGGAGGGTACTCTTTCAAGTACGAGACGGTGCCCAACCTGCTCACCGAACACTGTGCTTGTATCTAA